Proteins co-encoded in one Flavobacterium sp. M31R6 genomic window:
- a CDS encoding porin has translation MKKIIVTAFIAFGFTTINAQEESKSPITFSGYVDTYYSYDFGKPDNHTRPGFIYSYNRANEVNLNLGMAKVNYTKENVRGNLALMAGTYAQYNMAAEQDLLKNVYEANVGVKISKDNNLWIDAGVMPSHIGSESAIGKDCMTLTRSIGADNTPFYEAGVKIGYTSKSEKWYLAAMYLNGWQRIQKVDGNHTPAFGTQVTFKPTAKVALNWSTYVGNEQPDIDKKWRYFNDFYGTFKLTDKTTVIAGFDIGSQQSAKGSSDYDVWYTPSAIIQYKPTDKIQLAARGEYYQDEKGVIIPTGTPNGFKTYGFSANFDYLPTENVMFRIEARTLNSKDDVFLKDNNPTNNNVCITTSLAISI, from the coding sequence ATGAAAAAAATAATAGTTACAGCTTTTATAGCTTTTGGTTTTACAACAATTAATGCTCAAGAAGAGTCAAAAAGTCCAATTACGTTTTCAGGTTATGTAGATACTTATTACAGTTATGATTTTGGGAAACCGGATAATCATACGAGACCAGGATTTATTTACAGTTACAATAGAGCGAATGAAGTTAATTTGAATTTAGGGATGGCAAAAGTGAATTATACAAAAGAAAATGTTCGTGGGAATTTGGCACTTATGGCTGGAACGTATGCACAATACAACATGGCAGCAGAACAAGATTTGCTGAAAAACGTTTATGAAGCTAATGTGGGTGTTAAAATTTCAAAAGACAATAATCTTTGGATTGATGCAGGAGTTATGCCTTCACATATTGGATCTGAAAGTGCGATTGGAAAAGACTGTATGACTTTGACCAGAAGTATTGGTGCCGATAACACTCCTTTTTATGAAGCTGGAGTAAAAATCGGGTACACTTCAAAGTCTGAAAAATGGTATTTGGCAGCAATGTATTTAAACGGTTGGCAACGCATTCAAAAAGTTGATGGCAATCATACGCCGGCTTTTGGAACTCAAGTGACTTTTAAACCAACGGCAAAAGTGGCATTAAACTGGAGTACTTATGTTGGAAACGAACAGCCTGATATTGATAAGAAATGGCGCTATTTTAATGATTTTTACGGAACATTTAAATTGACTGATAAAACAACTGTTATTGCTGGTTTTGATATTGGATCACAACAATCTGCAAAAGGAAGCAGCGATTATGATGTTTGGTATACTCCGTCTGCAATCATTCAATACAAGCCAACAGACAAAATTCAATTGGCCGCTAGAGGAGAATATTACCAAGACGAAAAAGGAGTGATAATTCCAACAGGAACACCAAATGGTTTTAAAACCTATGGGTTCTCAGCAAATTTTGATTATTTGCCAACAGAAAATGTAATGTTTAGAATAGAAGCCCGAACTTTGAATAGCAAGGATGATGTCTTTTTGAAGGACAACAATCCAACAAATAATAATGTGTGCATAACTACATCTTTGGCTATATCAATTTAA
- a CDS encoding K(+)-transporting ATPase subunit C, protein MKNIFSIVKFTALLVVLFSVIYTMAILGIAQFAPNKGKGETISVNGKVVGYQKIGQKFDKPNYFWGRPSAVDYNAAGSAGSNKGPSNPEYLALVQKRIDTFLIAHPYLKKSEIPSDMVTASGSGLDPNISPEGALIQVKRVAKVRNLSEEKVKAFVETKINKPTLMGTSTVNVLELNVALDELK, encoded by the coding sequence ATGAAAAACATATTTTCAATAGTAAAATTCACCGCATTATTGGTGGTTTTATTCTCCGTTATTTATACTATGGCAATTTTAGGAATTGCACAATTTGCTCCAAATAAGGGTAAAGGAGAAACCATTTCTGTAAATGGAAAAGTAGTGGGGTATCAAAAAATTGGTCAAAAATTTGACAAACCCAATTATTTTTGGGGACGACCATCGGCAGTGGATTACAATGCCGCGGGAAGCGCAGGTAGTAACAAAGGACCAAGCAATCCTGAGTATTTGGCTTTGGTACAAAAAAGAATTGATACGTTTTTGATAGCGCATCCGTATTTGAAAAAATCAGAGATTCCTTCGGATATGGTAACGGCTTCGGGTAGTGGTTTGGATCCAAATATATCACCGGAAGGCGCTTTGATTCAGGTAAAAAGAGTAGCAAAAGTTCGAAATTTATCTGAGGAAAAAGTGAAAGCATTTGTGGAAACCAAAATCAATAAGCCAACTTTAATGGGAACTTCAACAGTAAATGTTTTAGAGTTGAATGTAGCTCTGGATGAGTTGAAATAA
- the kdpB gene encoding potassium-transporting ATPase subunit KdpB has translation MSKNKSTSLFESKQVKEALVQSFMKLNPKVMFKNPVMFTVEIGTAIMFAVCIAILFGAQDQGSFIYNFIVFLILFATLLFANFAEAIAEARGKAQADSLRKTREETPARQLLANGEIRNVSSSALKKGDVFICESGDLIATDGEIIEGLATIDESAITGESAPVIRESGGDKSSVTGGTKVLSDKIKVIVTSEPGESFLDKMIALVEGASRQKTPNEIALTILLAAFTLIFVIVCVTLKPFADYANAPITIAAFISLFVCLIPTTIGGLLSAIGIAGMDRALRANVITKSGKAVETAGDIDVLLLDKTGTITIGNRKATNFYPAKGVMLEDFIKSAVLSSLADDTPEGKSIVELAGPDVSQKLSIEGATLIKFTAETRTSGVVLRDGTNIRKGAQDAAKNIALQAGHIFPEDVSERVIAISSKGGTPLVVIKNNEVQGVIELQDIIKTGMRERFERLRKMGVKTVMVTGDNPLTAKFIAEAAGVDDFIAEAKPEDKMNYIKNEQQLGKLVAMMGDGTNDAPALAQADVGVAMNSGTQAAKEAGNMVDLDNDPTKLIEIIEIGKQLLMTRGTLTTFSIANDVAKYFAIVPALFIASIPALQGLNIMQLHSPESAILSAVIFNAIIIPILIPLALRGVDYKPIGASAILKRNLLIYGLGGIIVPFIGIKLIDLVVALFM, from the coding sequence ATGAGTAAAAATAAATCCACTTCATTATTTGAGAGCAAGCAGGTAAAAGAAGCATTAGTGCAGTCTTTTATGAAGCTTAATCCTAAAGTAATGTTCAAAAATCCGGTAATGTTTACCGTAGAAATAGGGACTGCCATTATGTTTGCTGTGTGTATTGCCATTTTGTTTGGTGCACAGGATCAAGGTAGTTTTATCTATAATTTCATTGTTTTCCTAATTTTGTTTGCAACTCTTTTGTTTGCCAATTTTGCCGAAGCAATTGCCGAAGCCAGAGGAAAAGCACAAGCGGACAGTTTGAGAAAAACGCGCGAGGAAACGCCTGCAAGACAACTTTTGGCCAATGGTGAAATCAGAAATGTAAGTTCATCCGCTTTGAAAAAAGGAGATGTTTTTATCTGTGAATCAGGTGATTTGATTGCCACAGATGGCGAAATCATCGAAGGATTGGCAACTATTGATGAAAGTGCCATTACTGGCGAAAGTGCTCCGGTAATACGTGAATCAGGTGGAGACAAATCTTCTGTAACGGGAGGAACCAAAGTATTGTCAGATAAAATTAAAGTCATTGTAACCTCAGAACCAGGAGAAAGTTTCCTTGACAAAATGATTGCTTTGGTAGAAGGAGCAAGCCGTCAAAAAACACCAAACGAAATTGCTTTGACGATTCTTTTGGCTGCGTTTACCTTAATATTCGTGATTGTTTGTGTGACTTTGAAACCGTTTGCTGATTATGCGAATGCACCAATTACGATTGCGGCTTTCATTTCTCTTTTCGTATGTTTAATTCCAACTACTATTGGAGGTTTACTTTCTGCAATTGGAATCGCGGGAATGGACAGAGCGTTGCGTGCTAACGTAATTACGAAGTCAGGAAAAGCAGTGGAAACTGCAGGTGATATTGATGTATTGCTTTTGGATAAAACAGGTACAATTACTATTGGAAACAGAAAAGCAACTAATTTCTATCCTGCAAAAGGAGTTATGCTAGAAGATTTTATTAAGTCTGCGGTATTAAGTTCACTAGCCGATGATACTCCGGAAGGTAAAAGTATTGTGGAATTAGCTGGACCAGATGTATCTCAAAAATTATCTATTGAAGGCGCTACTTTAATCAAATTTACTGCCGAAACCAGAACTTCTGGAGTGGTTTTAAGAGATGGAACCAATATTCGTAAAGGAGCTCAGGATGCGGCAAAAAACATTGCACTTCAAGCAGGTCATATTTTTCCCGAAGATGTTTCTGAAAGAGTTATTGCTATTTCTTCAAAAGGAGGAACGCCATTAGTAGTTATCAAAAATAATGAAGTTCAGGGTGTTATTGAATTGCAGGATATTATTAAAACTGGAATGAGAGAACGTTTTGAACGTTTGAGAAAAATGGGTGTAAAAACGGTGATGGTTACCGGAGATAATCCCTTGACGGCCAAATTTATTGCCGAAGCAGCCGGTGTTGATGATTTTATCGCCGAAGCCAAACCTGAGGATAAAATGAATTACATCAAGAATGAACAACAACTTGGTAAGCTAGTTGCGATGATGGGTGACGGTACGAATGATGCACCCGCTCTTGCTCAAGCAGATGTTGGTGTAGCAATGAACAGTGGTACTCAAGCTGCGAAAGAAGCGGGTAACATGGTCGATCTTGACAATGACCCAACTAAGTTAATTGAAATTATTGAAATCGGAAAACAGCTGTTGATGACTAGAGGAACGCTTACTACTTTCTCAATTGCGAATGACGTTGCCAAATATTTTGCTATTGTTCCTGCGCTTTTCATAGCTTCAATTCCTGCTTTACAAGGATTGAACATTATGCAATTGCACAGTCCGGAAAGTGCCATTTTATCAGCGGTGATATTTAATGCAATTATAATTCCGATATTGATTCCGCTAGCGTTGAGAGGGGTTGATTACAAGCCAATCGGTGCGAGTGCTATTTTGAAAAGAAACCTGTTAATTTATGGCTTGGGAGGAATAATTGTTCCTTTCATCGGAATCAAGTTAATTGATTTGGTAGTTGCTTTATTTATGTAG
- a CDS encoding ATP-binding protein — translation MKIKTKLNLGVGLLFVMIIILTLVSAFYIFSIKKDTENILKANYNTLEYSRNMLLSLDEVDGNEEKAIATFETNLNKQNKNVTEVGEGDATRNLKKSFNLLKTNRADEKLKSQIRQDIFEIMKLNMVAIKQKSDIAKHTAETANMWIAITGTLCFLIAFNLLVNLPNNIADPIKELTASIKEIANKNYSERVHFMSHSEFGDLAKSFNTMAQKLEEYHDSNLYKLLFEKKRLETLINKMNDPIIGLDNQGVVLFVNDEALKIIGLKSEEVLGKTAITLGLTNDLMKSLIDKNIENKDNLHGRKPLPMKIFADGKESYFEKENVNITIQPTGEDQTIDIGDVIILRNITPFKELDFAKTNFIATISHELKTPISTMKLSLNLLENEQTGTMNEEQKHLIESIKDDGERLLKITGELLELSQVETGNIKLNIEKSNPYEIVHYATEAVKIQAEQKQIELLVETTDNLPMVKADSEKTSWVLINFLTNAIRYSSEKSAIRVKLESDNHQILFTVIDTGKGIDNRYLSKVFDKYFQIPGSHKTGTGLGLAISKEFIEAQGGTIGVESELGLGSTFYFKLLSV, via the coding sequence ATGAAAATTAAAACTAAATTAAATTTAGGTGTCGGATTGTTATTTGTTATGATAATTATCTTGACTTTAGTCAGTGCTTTTTATATTTTTTCGATAAAAAAAGACACTGAAAATATTTTGAAAGCCAATTATAATACTTTGGAATACTCTCGAAATATGCTGCTTTCATTAGATGAGGTTGATGGCAATGAAGAGAAAGCAATAGCTACATTTGAAACCAATCTGAATAAACAAAATAAGAATGTAACTGAGGTAGGAGAAGGTGACGCAACTCGTAATTTAAAAAAAAGTTTTAATCTTTTAAAAACAAATAGAGCTGATGAAAAATTAAAAAGTCAAATTCGACAAGATATCTTCGAGATTATGAAGTTGAATATGGTTGCTATCAAACAGAAAAGTGATATTGCCAAACACACCGCCGAAACAGCCAATATGTGGATAGCCATAACGGGAACACTATGTTTTTTGATAGCTTTTAATCTGTTGGTAAACTTACCCAATAATATTGCCGACCCCATTAAGGAGCTTACTGCAAGTATTAAAGAAATTGCCAATAAAAATTATTCGGAACGAGTGCATTTTATGAGTCATAGTGAGTTTGGTGATTTGGCAAAATCATTCAATACGATGGCTCAAAAATTGGAGGAGTACCACGATAGCAATCTTTATAAATTGTTGTTTGAAAAGAAAAGACTGGAAACCTTAATCAACAAGATGAATGATCCTATTATCGGATTGGATAATCAGGGAGTGGTTTTATTTGTCAATGATGAAGCTTTGAAAATCATCGGCCTCAAATCTGAAGAAGTACTTGGAAAAACTGCTATAACCCTTGGGTTGACAAATGATTTGATGAAATCATTAATAGATAAAAACATTGAAAATAAGGATAATTTACACGGGCGCAAACCACTTCCGATGAAAATTTTTGCCGATGGAAAAGAAAGTTATTTTGAAAAAGAAAACGTAAATATTACGATTCAGCCCACAGGTGAAGACCAAACTATTGATATTGGAGACGTAATTATTCTGAGAAATATCACTCCATTTAAAGAATTGGATTTTGCCAAAACAAATTTTATAGCGACCATTTCACACGAATTAAAGACACCTATTTCAACTATGAAATTAAGTTTGAATTTATTGGAAAATGAGCAAACAGGGACAATGAATGAAGAGCAAAAACATCTGATAGAAAGCATCAAGGATGATGGTGAGCGCTTACTAAAAATTACAGGAGAGTTATTGGAACTTTCACAGGTTGAAACCGGTAATATTAAACTCAATATTGAAAAAAGCAACCCTTATGAAATCGTGCATTATGCTACCGAAGCGGTAAAAATACAAGCCGAACAAAAGCAAATTGAATTGCTAGTAGAAACTACCGACAATCTTCCAATGGTAAAAGCAGATAGCGAAAAAACGTCTTGGGTGCTGATTAATTTCTTGACAAATGCCATTCGTTATTCTTCTGAAAAAAGTGCCATTAGAGTGAAATTGGAAAGCGATAACCATCAAATTTTGTTTACTGTTATTGATACCGGAAAAGGAATTGACAACCGTTATTTGTCCAAAGTTTTTGATAAATATTTTCAAATACCGGGAAGTCACAAAACGGGAACAGGGTTGGGATTGGCCATATCTAAAGAATTTATTGAAGCTCAAGGCGGTACAATAGGCGTTGAAAGTGAATTGGGTCTTGGAAGCACTTTTTATTTTAAACTATTGAGTGTTTAA
- a CDS encoding sensor protein KdpD: protein MDNEKENNVKHFLDLIQKSRKGKFKVYIGMSAGVGKTFRMLQEAHTLLKNGIDVKIGYIETHDRKETHDLLEGLPVIPRRTIFYKGKQLEEMDVQAIINLRPEVVIVDELAHTNIEGSKNEKRWQDVLEILEAGINVISAVNIQHIESLNEDVKRITNVDVLERVPDNVLRMADEVVNIDLTSEDLIDRLKEGKIYTADKIQTALSNFFKAEQILQLRELALREVASQVVRKVENEVPKNLALRHEKLLACISSNDRTAKIVIRKAARLASYYNSDWYVLYVETPKESSDKIALDKQRHLINNFKLATQLGAEVIKVEAKNITDAMLEVVKQKGITTVCIGKPHFNLFRVILSTTIFNRLLNKLSSSNIDLVILS, encoded by the coding sequence ATGGATAACGAAAAAGAAAATAATGTAAAGCACTTTCTGGATTTAATTCAAAAATCACGTAAAGGAAAGTTTAAAGTCTACATTGGGATGAGTGCCGGTGTGGGCAAAACTTTCAGGATGCTACAGGAAGCGCATACGCTGTTGAAAAACGGAATTGATGTGAAAATTGGATATATCGAAACACACGATCGTAAGGAAACACACGATTTGTTGGAGGGATTACCTGTAATTCCACGTCGGACTATTTTTTACAAAGGAAAACAGCTCGAGGAAATGGATGTGCAGGCCATTATCAATTTACGTCCAGAAGTAGTAATAGTTGATGAATTGGCTCACACCAATATCGAAGGTAGTAAAAACGAAAAACGTTGGCAAGATGTTTTGGAGATTCTGGAAGCAGGAATCAATGTAATTTCGGCCGTAAATATTCAGCATATTGAGAGCTTAAACGAAGACGTAAAGCGAATCACCAATGTTGATGTTCTAGAGCGTGTTCCGGATAATGTACTGCGAATGGCAGATGAAGTCGTAAATATCGACTTGACTTCGGAGGATCTAATTGACCGTTTGAAAGAGGGAAAAATTTATACAGCCGATAAAATTCAGACTGCTTTGAGTAATTTTTTTAAGGCTGAGCAAATTTTGCAATTACGGGAATTGGCTTTGCGTGAAGTGGCTAGTCAAGTAGTTCGAAAAGTGGAGAATGAAGTGCCGAAAAATCTAGCTTTGCGACATGAAAAGTTGTTGGCCTGTATTAGCAGTAATGACAGAACGGCTAAAATTGTCATTCGAAAGGCAGCTCGATTAGCTAGTTATTACAACAGTGACTGGTATGTTTTATATGTGGAAACACCAAAAGAAAGCTCAGATAAAATTGCACTTGACAAACAACGGCATTTGATTAATAATTTTAAATTAGCCACACAATTGGGAGCAGAGGTGATTAAAGTTGAGGCTAAAAATATCACAGATGCCATGCTGGAAGTGGTTAAACAAAAAGGTATCACAACGGTTTGTATTGGAAAACCACATTTTAATCTATTTAGAGTAATTTTGTCTACAACCATTTTTAACAGATTATTGAATAAATTATCTTCATCTAATATTGATCTTGTAATTCTATCATAA